The following are encoded together in the Montipora foliosa isolate CH-2021 chromosome 12, ASM3666993v2, whole genome shotgun sequence genome:
- the LOC137978402 gene encoding calcineurin subunit B type 1-like, with product MPNTLELYFRMYAVFYICIKFIEGVSQFSVKGDKESKLKFAFRIYDMDNDGFISNGELFQVLKMMVGNNLKETQLQQIVDKTVINADKDGDGKISFSEFCAVVGNMDVHKKMVVDV from the exons ATGCCAAACACACTTGAGTTATATTTTAGAATGTATGCAGTTTTCTACATTTGTATAA AATTCATAGAAGGAGTATCGCAGTTCAGTGTCAAAGGTGATAAGGAATCCAAGCTCAAGT ttGCCTTTAGGATATATGATATGGACAATGATGGTTTCATATCTAATGGAGAACTGTTCCAAGTTCTTAAGATGATGGTAGGAAATAACCTAAAAGAAACCCAGCTTCAACAAATTGTGGATAAAACAGTAATAAATGCTGACAAGGATGGTGATGGAAAAATCTCTTTTAGTGAATTTTGCGCA GTTGTCGGTAATATGGATGTTCACAAAAAGATGGTTGTGGATGTCTAA
- the LOC137978711 gene encoding sorcin-like, with protein sequence MDLINAEYCSLTFSLKRDKTGALGYSEFRGLWTILGMWKETFHAYDKDNSGDMNLYELRDALIHLGYQLSNNALSSIILRYHNKRGPFHLIFSYRS encoded by the exons ATGGATCTGATAAATGCCGAATACTGTTCCTTGACATTTTCACTAAAGAGAGATAAAACAGGCGCTCTTGGATACAGCGAGTTCAGAGGACTGTGGACAATATTGGGAATGTGGAAG GAAACATTCCATGCGTATGACAAAGACAACAGTGGAGATATGAATCTTTACGAGCTTCGTGATGCTCTCATCCATTTAG GTTATCAACTCAGCAACAATGCCTTGAGTTCTATTATCCTGCGATACCACAACAAAAGGGGACCATTCCATTTGATATTTTCATACAGATCTTAG
- the LOC137978710 gene encoding calcineurin subunit B type 1 isoform X1 — MGNEASLPGDMVTHFDADEIRRLGKRFRKLDLDKSGALSVEEFMSLPELQQNPLVQRVIDIFDTDGNGEVDFKEFIEGVSQFSVKGDKESKLKFAFRIYDMDNDGFISNGELFQVLKMMVGNNLKETQLQQIVDKTVINADKDGDGKISFSEFCAVVGNMDVHKKMVVDV, encoded by the exons ATG GGAAACGAAGCTTCACTGCCGGGCGATATGGTGACCCATT TTGACGCCGACGAAATCAGGCGACTTGGGAAGAGATTTCGAAAGCTCGACCTGGACAAATCGGGCGCTCTTTCTGTCGAAGAGTTTATGTCTCTTCCAGAATTACAGCAAAACCCTCTAGTTCAAAGAGTTATTGATATTTTTGATACGGACGGAAATGGCGAGGTCGACTTTAAAG AATTCATAGAAGGAGTATCGCAGTTCAGTGTCAAAGGTGATAAGGAATCCAAGCTCAAGT ttGCCTTTAGGATATATGATATGGACAATGATGGTTTCATATCTAATGGAGAACTGTTCCAAGTTCTTAAGATGATGGTAGGAAATAACCTAAAAGAAACCCAGCTTCAACAAATTGTGGATAAAACAGTAATAAATGCTGACAAGGATGGTGATGGAAAAATCTCTTTTAGTGAATTTTGCGCA GTTGTCGGTAATATGGATGTTCACAAAAAGATGGTTGTGGATGTCTAA